The genomic DNA GACAGGAGGGTGcaaagccctgcctcctccctgcagcctctggggaGCATGGCAGGACCAGGCCCAGGGCCTCGCAGGGGTTGGGACTGCGGTTGTCCTTAGCAGAAAAGACCTAGGTTGACTCTCCGGGCTGAGGGCTAGTTCCCAGAGCTGATAGCTACAGAAAAACCCTGTCTCTTTGTGCCGAACTGAGCTAAGGGAGAATAAACCTGGCTCCCTAACTCCCCATGCCACCGGTAACTCCTCCCTGGCTTGCTGCTCTGTGTGAGTCCCAGCTGGGGAGCGGGaacggctcccccccccccccccccgatttcctCTGGCATCTCAACCGTCGGATTTGTGTCTCTCCTGTTCTGCAGTCACAGCAAAGATAGACAAGGTGGCTGGGATTGATTACTCCCTGGTTGCACCTCCCGCGGCAACAGCCCAGTCTCTGGACGTGAATCTGAAGGTGAGAGGGGAACGGAGGGACACACACAACCCTGCGGGGATCAGTGAAGAATATTGGTACGTTCCATTAGCATTTCTGCCTAGCGAGGTCCTGGAGCATCAACTACCAGGTGCCGGAGCtaggggctggaagtcaggactcacTGGTTGtgttcccagatctgccactgactctcaGTGTGGAATTGTGGCcatcagcaagtcacttaacctctctgtgcctccagtgAATTAGCTGCAGCTAAAAAGGGTGACATGAGTAAAATGCAATCCATCCCTCTCTGGTGTCAGGTACAGGGCACTTGAGCTCCTTCCCGCGACGAGCTCCAGGCCAGTCCTATAAAGGCATTAGCATTCTTTATATTGAGCCTATCCCAGGTTATTTTTAACATGCTCTGGCGCGAGTGCAGGGCGGGGAGAGCAGTGGGTAGACCCGGTTTTTATTCTCTTCCTCTGAACGCTTTGCTCCCAAGctggtcagtgaaaaccaagTGAATTCTAGCTGCccctgttctcccctcccccaggcgtcactcttcctttccttcctcaCTAGGGTGAATTTTTTTCCCTGGCCCATCGCTCTGCcgtcccctttcctcctcctgcacTGGCCTTCCCGGTGGATCATGACCGCATGGTTTACTGCGGGGCCTCCAGTTACTTCTTCAACACAGCTGGCTTTGTGTACCACACGGCCGGGGCCCTGCTCTTCGAGATCACTGACGCCATGGTAAGGGGctgtgggactcaggagacctgggttccattcccatcTCAACCCCAAGCTTCCTTGGGCATGTCGCTGAGTCTCTCCGGCCCATTGGTGAAATGGGGATCGTTGAATCGCCCTATTGcatggggtgcgggtggggtaactccattgatgACTGCATGGCGCTCAGACCCTGTGGTGGTGAGGGCCATATGAGTACCTTTCTCTGTTGGTGAAATTAGCTTCTAAtgaggaaggcagagggggttTGGCGGCTGATTTTGCCTCCAGCTCTTCCTTGTGCCGTTCCGTACGGCAGGTCATTGCTGCGGCGAATTGGCCCTCAGGCACCATTTGTGTTTCTCCTGCTACAGATTCCTAAGGAGTTTAAATTCCATTTGAACACCTCCACCTTTTCAGCCTTCATTCCCCAGGTAAGTGTCCCGCTCCCCTGAGCTACCTATCTGCCACACACAAATGACTGGGCATCGGGGTTTGCTGGGGGTGGCCGCAGTGCCTTGGTCTGTTGTTTTCAAGTGAGCCGTTGCTCATTCCCAGACTGGATTAAAGATGAGAACTTCCCACAACACTTGGGTTTGTGTTTAGGAAAGACGTGTTTGGAAATGGCGAGGTGGGCCCGCCGCTCGCTGGGGTGATGGTCACTGGAGGAACATGGTGTGTTGTTAGATTAAAGGCTGCATCAGATCCCATTTCTCAGGGACTTTGCTTTATCACTGTACCGAGCTTGTGCGAATCTGTTGTCACCTTCCCTGGTGCTGACTGGCTCCCCTCTGCTCCGTCCCCAGCTGGAAAAGATGTACCCAGACAAGCTGATGAAGCTCAGAATTAAAACCTCTTCTGCTCCATTCCTGACCATCACGCCTGGGAACTTGTCGCTTACGCCTGTTGTGGATATCCAAGCATACGTTATCCTCCCCAACTCCTCCCTTGTCCCTGTCTTCCTCCTCAGCGTGGTCAGTCTGGGCATGGCTTATGGATATTGACCCTGGGTGGAGAGACCTTAGTGCAGTTGTCCTACTGATGATAGAGGAGGGATCTGGCATATGGACCTGGAATAGCTGTGATCTCTCCTAAGCTCACATCCCTGTGTCACCCCCTCTAGCAAGCTGACTCCTGCTGGGATCGGCTGGGACTGGATTTGCCATGAGCTGGGCCCCATCCCTTTGCCAAGTGCAGCAATTCTACAGCATTCCCAcagcaggagaggagagggagcccTCCCATAACCTGCCTTTCTGCCTTTCCCAGCACAGCCCCTCTGGCTTCCTCCCGAGGCCAGCTTCGCTCCAAGTGCTGTCAGCAAGGTGACAGTGCAGGCTGTGCCCAGCCCTTCCCCCGGAGGAGCCAGACCTCACTCCTGGCTCCCCAATGCCAGGGAAGGGCCTTTGCATTCACAGTGCCAGTCTCACGGGAACTGATGTCACTTCTCCTTCTATTCCTAGACCAGCAGCGTTTCAGCCAAGATTATGGTGACCTCTGCCCGGATAGGTGGGACCCTGGAACTTGGCAGGTAGGAGTCACAGCGAGGATCGGGGGGAGTTCAACCTTTGTCCTTCCCCGCTGAGCCGCCCTCAAGTCACAAGATGCTCGTAAAGGCTCGATAGCGAGCCGGGCGTCTCTGAGAGCAGTTTCAGaggagcagctgtgttagtctgtatctgcaaaaagaccaggagtacttgtggcaccttagagactaacacatttatttgagcataagctttcgtgggctacagcccacttcttcggatgcatggtcTTTCTGAGAGCAGTGTGGATCCTGGGGAATGGCGCTGCCGGAGGATTCGGCTAAACTTCCCGCAGGGCCCAGGAGGTGTTAGAGTTTCCATTCTGGGGAtgagggcagtgggagggaggctgAGAAGCATCCCAGAGCTGCAAGCCCAGACTCCCTGCTGGTTAGTGGGCTAGCCATGGCCATGGCCCTATTGGTGGGGTAAATCCAGCCCTTTTGGCATCAGGCGAGTTGCATCGGCTTACATCTGAGCTGAATGTACCTGCCAGCGAAGGCCGGGGCTCACGGGGCGGGGGAGCGACAAAGCTGGGATGAAAGCTGTGGGATTcaaactcccagctcccctggtATGTGACCTTCACTCCTCCCAGCGTGCCTCGGCATTACAGCACACACAACACTGAGTATCACAGCGCCCGAGTGTCACTGCCCGGGGCCCGCCCCCGGCCGCTCCACAGCGCCCGAGTGTCACTGCCCAGGGACCGCCCCTGACCACCCCACAGCGCCAGAGTACCACACCCAGGGCCCGCCTCCGGCCGCTCCACAGCGCCCGAGTATCACTGCCCAGGGACTGCCCCCGGCCGCACCCCCAGCGCCCGAGTACCACACCCAGGGCCCGCCCCCGGCCACCCCACAGCGCCCGGGTATCATTGCCCAGGGCCCACCCCCGGCCGCCCCACAGCACCCGAGTACCACACCCAGGGCCCGCCCCTGGCCGCCCCACAGCACCCGAGTACCACACCCAGGGCCCGCCCCTGGCCGCCCCACAGCACCCGAGTACCACACCCAGGGACTGCCcccggccgccccccagcgcccgaGTACCACACCCAGGGCCCGACCCAGCCATGCCCATCACTGCCcggggccagcccccggccaccCCACAGCGCCCGAGTACCACACCCAGGGACTGCCCCCGGCCGCCCCCCAGGGCCCGACCCAGCCATGCCCATCACTGCCCGGGGCccgcccctgcccgccccccagtGTCTGCTGCTATCACAGAGGGATGGCAATGCTATGCTTGCAGCCATTCCACTCCCTTGAAAGGCCGGGCTGGCTGCGGGTGGGGTTCAGACGCGAGCCCCCCCAGGGCAGAGCTCCATACGCGAGGGCGCGACGGACGTGCCAAGTCTCTGTGTTTTTCTGCAGGCTGCAGCTGTCGCTGAAGCACTCGGACGTCGGCCCTTTCTCCGTGAGTTCTCCTCAAAGGGACTTCACACCAGAAGTCACCCAGGCTCTgcttggaggagctgctggccttGATTCACACCCCTGGATGTGCAGCCAAGGGAGGgctcccgggggaggggagatggcgCCCCACTGCCTCCATTCTGTGGGGGTGCCACCGGGGCTCAAGAGAAGCTGCACCACTGGGGTCTTCTCATCTCCCAGGACTCAACTTCCACAGgcccatcccctcctcctcctcgtgtctacactgcacactaagcccaggctGGGACTCAGGTGTCAGCCCCCCTTCCagcagcaagcactcaggacccgggtcctgggaccctgctaGGGGACTGGGTCCCCTtctgggacccctcaggggctcGGGTCAAAGCCCTGTGATTTTGCAGTGTGGCTGGAGGTCAAGCTGCAGCCTGAGTCAGACGGTCTGCGTGGTGCAGTGTGGACGCACCAGCCCACCTGGGAGACCCAGGTGGAGCAATTCTAAGCCCAGGTTTGCACTGCAGTGCGGTTGCTCAGGGAAATACTGAGTCCACCTGCCCAGGTCCCCCAGAGCCAGGCTCAGGGTGCGGTGCAGACATGCTGCGTGAGACACGGAGCCTGTACACCCCCTGTGCCTGCCTGTGGGACCTGGGACgatgctcccccagccccgggggtTGCAGTCTGTGGGACTTGGTTAGTTTCCAGGACGGCCCCTGTGTTTTGTCTCCTTGGTTCGAGCAGATTCTTACCTGAGTGCCTGGTCCCCTGGCACACAGCCACCCCCCTCCCATTGCCTCCCCTGCTGCCAGCTGCAGAGGGTTACGCTCTTCATTGCATCCCCAGGTGCAGCTGCTGCAGGCGCTCATGAACTTCTATGGCTCAAGCATCCTGATCCCACGCATCAacggtgaggggctggggggtccAAGGGTATCTGTATCAGACCAGAGCCCTGACACCCCACTGATCAGCAGTGGGTAGAGCTGCTGCGGGCAGAGGAGATCTAGATCCCAGACCTGCCACCAGTGTCCTGGGGCCCACTGCACACACAGggtgggtggctggagagagTCCATCTCGGAGCGGTGACACGCAGAGAAGAGAACACACTGGAAAGAATGTGCCTGACGGCGCCCGTCTTAATGCCTTCCAGATCCCGTCTCCCTAACGCGCTGCGTCTCGTGCTGCAGCTCGCAGGGACCGGCTCCTGTGTGCGTGTGCAGGGGCAGAGCGGCACGCGAGACGTCTCCCCGCTTGTGCAGCTGCTGGGGGagctcctggctcctcccccagggAGCAGGGTGCTAACAAGGGGAGTGCGGGGTGGGTGCGAGTCGATGGTGCCCGGTTCGCTGCACAACCCCACAGCGACTCGGATTGTTCTGCCCCACCATTGCTCTCATGAGTGGTTTATTTTGCAGCGAGACTCAAGGAGGGCTTCCCTCTCCCACTGCCGGCTCGCGTCCAGCTCTCCAGCCTCGTCATCCAGCCCCACCAGGTCAGTGAACACAGTCCTCTGTGCTGGGCAAAGGGGCAACAAATCATGCCAGGAGCAGGCCGGATCAGAGTGAGGAGCCGGGCCCGGAACAAGCACCACTGGATACTTTAGTACAgggccagggagggggaaggcgaGGTGGCCTACTAAACCCTTTTCATGGCTAGTGAAGCTCTTGCGGCGGGGAgtagggtgggagagggaaggaaggggtcTCTGCGCTGACACACAGGGAGGAGCTGGTCTGTACTAAGGGAGGAGAATGAGGAGAAGATCACTAGTCAGTGTCAGGGGTCCAGCCACACACAGACTCCATGGGAGCCCAGGTTCATATAAAGTCCTCTGTCTACCCAAGGTACATCCCTGGATTTCCTGGGGATTCACTGGGCATGGGCGGACGGGGGGTAGGACGTGTCTCTCAGACAAGAACTTAGGAACTGAGCTGGTCTGGGCCCTGAGCGTCAGGGTCCAGATTTTCACAACTGCACAAGTACAGTTGCACACCAATCCCAGAACTGCACGTTCAGAGTCAGCGTGCAAATGTACATGTGGTTTtgtgttttctgaaaatctggtcttaaCTTTCACATGGCTCTTTTTATAAAGAGCAGAGATTTGCTGTGATTTTTGACCCTAAATTCCCACCATCTCCACGACCACTAAGACACCCAGTCTTGCGATGGGCTATGTGTGGGTTTTCTACTGGGTCGCAtccttccctgtccccccccTCACGTTAGCGGTGGCTGCCTTTGTACGCACGTAGACGGCTCAGGCCAATgcacactgaaatcagtgcagagTCCTGTTCATTTCAACGGGGCTTGGCTCGAGCCCAGCCTTTGTGAGGCAGCGTGAGAGGAACTAAAGAAACATAACGTGTTAAGGACTGAGTCCGTTGGGTGTTGGCCAGGCACGTTTGTAAAGCCAAAGCAAAGCAACATGAGAACGTCGGTGCCTGTGACTACTGCAGCACATCCAGCCTAGCGCCAATGACAGAAACAGAGAAACAGCTGTTCACACAACGCTGAATAAATATAAAGTTGGGAACAATAGCTGGGGAGAAACATGGATTTCCCTCTGATGTGGAGCCAACTCACATGCTACATGCCCTGCGGTGTGCACCATACGCACGTGCTCACTGGCTTGCTGCTCTAATTAGAGTACATATTCCCTGATTAAAGCGAGCCCTGCATTCACGTAATGCAGGTGGGCTCTGCTGTTCTGTGACCAAAGGCAAGGCTTTGCCACTGGGTTACATCCTGATCTCTTTCCTAGAACTTCCTGCTTTTTGGAGCAGACGTTCGTTACGTGTAGAGAGGCCGAGGACGACGCTGAAAGAAATGACCGATATGAAAAGACAACGTTCCTCTTTCCCCTGAGCAGCACCTGGCCTTGTGAATGGATAGCAGGTGCCCAACTTTCCTCTTGGCCTGCGCCGCACCCATCCTCACGCCCAGAGAGGGCTCCagattctctccttccccctgcaaTTCACTGCTACCAAAGCTGTTTGTCCAGGAGTAAAAAACATGTGATTTGTCTCCAAAGAAATTCCTCCCCTGCCTGTCTCGGTCTGGATCACTGGGCACTGGATAGACAGATAGGAGGAGCAGCATGTGCATTTGAACAAAAGGAAAACCCAAGCAAACGAGCTTCCCTTCCACAGCCTTTGATACTAGGAAACCGTTCTGGTATGTGCTGCTCTCCAGCGCCCAGGAAAGATGCCCATTGGCTGCCCTGGGAGTTGGCCCCTGCCCTGAACCAGTCAGTGGATTTATTAACACACTTGGGGTGAAGTTCTAATCCGCGTTAATGAGCAGCTGTGCCCATCGCCCTGCGTAGCAGACTGGTTGCGCCAGGTGGAGTGTGGCCTGGGGAGCCGCTCACAATAGAACCTGAGAATGGGTGTTCAGAAGGGACGTGGCCATTGATTGTGCAGAGCAATTCACGGTGGTGCAGAAGAGACCAGAAATGAACAAAAGCCAGGGGGTGAGGCCTGATTagcagggagctgagagccacACGCACCAGGCCCCGGCTGTCAGTCTTCATCTGGGCCCTGGCCCTAGTTTTGTTAAGTGTTGTGTGCAACTGAAAATACCCATGCACCCTACTGGGACGTTAGCATCTAAGCTGGGGGTTCCTCCACCTTTCCCCCAGTGAGCAGACATGGTCTCGTGGTCGTGGCCCACGGCCCCTCACACTCGCCGTGCTGGGTCGTCTCtgctttcatggatcagtaacgtGGCAGCATTTCCTGTATCTGCTGCTGTCTCTTTAATGCAGTGTAGCAGCTAGCAatgaaggggggcgggggaaggagaaccagcaccatgtgacctgCCAACTCGCTGTACATTTTATAATGATGAGAAAACTCTGGAAAAAAGGCACATTGGAATTGTGGGTTCCTCAGAACAGGGCTCCCGGTCCCGCATCTCCCCCGATCCACTTTTCACTCTGACCAGCTGTAACCTATTTATTCACACTGCAGTGTGCTCCAGTGGAAAGTATGTTAGAAAGAGGAACACATGTTGTATTATGCTGTTGGCAAATAAAACACTCTGATAAAGGCAGACGTTGCAGAAGGTTTTTTCATCTATTTCTGTGGCCCGTCA from Malaclemys terrapin pileata isolate rMalTer1 chromosome 12, rMalTer1.hap1, whole genome shotgun sequence includes the following:
- the BPI gene encoding bactericidal permeability-increasing protein; protein product: MTTRRLALAASVLAICTVLTGATNPGFVARITVKGLDYARQEGITALQKELAKLKLPDFSGTFKVKLLGKVHYTFYSLNLRSFQLPSSQIAPIPNVGLKVSITNAFAQLTGKWRVKKRFIRDSGSFDLKVEGLSISIGLKLGSDASGRPTVTASECGTHISNVRVHISGRFGWLYNLFHKKIESSFRKTMEGKVCGVVTSSVTTKLQPYLQTVPVTAKIDKVAGIDYSLVAPPAATAQSLDVNLKGEFFSLAHRSAVPFPPPALAFPVDHDRMVYCGASSYFFNTAGFVYHTAGALLFEITDAMIPKEFKFHLNTSTFSAFIPQLEKMYPDKLMKLRIKTSSAPFLTITPGNLSLTPVVDIQAYVILPNSSLVPVFLLSVTSSVSAKIMVTSARIGGTLELGRLQLSLKHSDVGPFSVQLLQALMNFYGSSILIPRINARLKEGFPLPLPARVQLSSLVIQPHQNFLLFGADVRYV